In Salisediminibacterium beveridgei, one DNA window encodes the following:
- a CDS encoding methyl-accepting chemotaxis protein yields MIQYLKDASLRQKILGTFGVIVILLIISSVTTYVQMAQVGEEMEEYGEANQRAVASTDVAALVRASYILKADELRTGEPMDQAQFEHWTSRLDEHLSTLESGLDHEDELALLSSVENNLEQFYAQIERIPEAVGPIQNSRMDELAELRSTVVDDSLALTEVIQSHAEEAEEQAAAMIDENSFIFSVLFIVNLILGLIFFYFLTRNMSRSLGEVVERMDAISKGNIHVAEVTVTSKDEMGQMGSAVNRMLASLKEMVGQIAQSSDQVAASSEELLASASETSRATEEISESIQGVASGAEQQLTKASENTHVVSSMRTKVDEATSAIDEVDQVTSEANDKTIQGKKTLQMTISQIHEIQGVTREVDDSVQRVSDRSDEIGNIIKLINDVAEQTNLLALNAAIEAARAGEHGKGFAVVADEVRKLAEQTGKATGDIQNLIEEMQTEVSLSVEHTRAGKKAVELGTDYANQAGEAFDAVDQAVVKVSDRMSQVTAVMQTITSGIGEVEQSAAETSELSRTSASYSENVAASAEEQTASMEEVHASANQLSDMAEGLQDIIAKYQR; encoded by the coding sequence ATGATTCAGTATTTGAAAGATGCCAGTTTACGCCAGAAAATCCTCGGGACGTTCGGGGTGATTGTGATTCTTCTGATTATCAGTTCAGTTACGACCTACGTGCAAATGGCGCAAGTCGGAGAAGAGATGGAAGAATACGGGGAAGCAAATCAGAGAGCAGTGGCTTCAACGGATGTTGCCGCATTGGTCCGTGCCAGTTACATATTGAAAGCAGACGAACTTCGAACCGGTGAACCGATGGATCAAGCGCAGTTTGAACACTGGACCAGTCGTCTGGACGAACATCTGAGTACGCTTGAATCCGGACTTGATCATGAGGACGAATTAGCTTTATTAAGTTCTGTTGAAAATAATCTCGAACAATTTTATGCTCAAATTGAACGCATCCCGGAAGCGGTTGGACCGATTCAAAATTCGCGCATGGATGAATTGGCCGAACTCCGTTCCACGGTGGTGGATGATTCTTTAGCATTGACTGAAGTCATTCAGAGTCATGCAGAAGAGGCGGAAGAGCAAGCAGCAGCGATGATCGATGAGAATTCTTTCATCTTTTCTGTGTTATTTATTGTGAACCTGATTTTGGGCTTGATTTTCTTCTACTTCCTGACACGTAACATGTCGCGATCTCTCGGTGAAGTCGTGGAACGTATGGATGCCATCAGTAAAGGGAATATCCATGTAGCGGAAGTAACGGTGACATCAAAAGATGAGATGGGACAGATGGGGTCTGCGGTAAACCGGATGCTTGCCAGTCTCAAAGAGATGGTGGGACAGATCGCCCAGTCATCCGATCAGGTGGCTGCGAGTTCTGAAGAACTGCTTGCATCGGCAAGTGAGACAAGCCGGGCAACCGAAGAAATCAGTGAATCCATTCAGGGAGTTGCAAGTGGTGCCGAACAGCAGCTGACGAAAGCATCGGAAAATACGCATGTCGTGTCTTCCATGCGCACGAAAGTGGACGAAGCGACGTCGGCGATAGACGAGGTGGATCAGGTAACATCCGAAGCGAATGACAAAACGATACAGGGGAAGAAAACGTTACAGATGACGATTTCACAGATCCATGAAATACAAGGGGTCACTCGGGAAGTGGATGACTCTGTTCAACGGGTTTCTGATCGTTCTGATGAAATCGGAAATATCATTAAACTGATAAATGATGTCGCCGAACAGACGAATCTTCTGGCATTAAACGCAGCCATTGAGGCTGCAAGGGCAGGTGAGCATGGGAAAGGTTTTGCCGTCGTGGCTGATGAAGTCCGGAAGCTTGCTGAACAGACAGGGAAAGCAACCGGTGATATCCAGAACCTGATTGAGGAGATGCAGACAGAGGTCTCTCTTTCGGTTGAGCACACCCGTGCGGGAAAGAAGGCCGTGGAGTTGGGGACAGACTATGCCAATCAGGCCGGAGAAGCGTTTGATGCAGTAGATCAGGCTGTCGTAAAAGTGTCAGACAGAATGAGTCAGGTCACAGCCGTGATGCAGACGATTACCAGTGGCATTGGTGAGGTTGAGCAATCTGCAGCTGAAACGTCAGAACTGAGCCGGACATCTGCGAGCTACAGCGAAAATGTGGCGGCATCTGCTGAAGAGCAGACGGCATCGATGGAAGAAGTGCATGCCTCCGCTAATCAGCTCTCAGACATGG